A portion of the Candidatus Schekmanbacteria bacterium RIFCSPLOWO2_02_FULL_38_14 genome contains these proteins:
- a CDS encoding 7-cyano-7-deazaguanine synthase QueC: MSKKAVILLSGGLDSATLMAMAKQEGYELYPITFCYGQKHGNEINSAKKIASLFKAKEHMIFDIDLKKIGGSSLTTGMSVPKQRELSEISGSIPSTYVPARNTIFLSIALAWAETIGSKAIFIGVNSVDWSGYPDCRPEYIKAFQNLADLGTKTGAEETDKIKILAPLINMTKGEIIKNGLSLGVDYSITHSCYDPVKNGKPCGMCDSCMLRKKGFAEAGIKDPLYAADYKL; the protein is encoded by the coding sequence ATGTCTAAAAAAGCTGTCATACTCTTAAGCGGAGGGCTTGATTCTGCAACACTGATGGCAATGGCAAAACAGGAGGGTTATGAACTCTATCCAATTACATTTTGCTACGGACAGAAACACGGAAATGAAATTAACAGCGCAAAGAAAATAGCATCTCTGTTCAAGGCAAAGGAGCATATGATTTTTGATATTGACCTTAAAAAAATAGGAGGTTCAAGTCTCACAACAGGGATGTCTGTTCCAAAACAACGGGAACTCAGCGAAATATCAGGCTCAATTCCATCAACATATGTTCCTGCAAGGAACACAATATTTTTAAGTATTGCCCTTGCATGGGCAGAAACAATTGGCAGCAAGGCTATCTTCATTGGGGTAAATTCAGTTGACTGGAGTGGTTATCCTGACTGCAGGCCTGAATACATAAAGGCATTTCAAAACCTTGCAGACCTTGGAACAAAAACCGGAGCAGAAGAAACCGACAAAATAAAAATCCTTGCGCCTCTGATAAATATGACCAAAGGAGAAATAATAAAAAACGGGTTGTCCCTTGGAGTTGATTACTCCATTACTCATAGCTGTTATGACCCGGTTAAAAATGGTAAACCCTGTGGAATGTGTGACAGTTGCATGCTGAGAAAGAAAGGTTTTGCAGAGGCTGGCATCAAAGACCCGCTATATGCCGCAGACTATAAGCTTTAA
- a CDS encoding 7-carboxy-7-deazaguanine synthase, whose amino-acid sequence MKICEIFYSIQGESTFSGLPCIFIRTSGCNLKCLYCDTRFAYEEGYEIKAQEILEKIKNYNCNLIEITGGEPLLQEEVYGFIEKALKMKYLILFETNGSLPVNRLPKEVIKILDIKCPGSGQSEMMDFNNLSHLNRNDQVKFVIMDENDYNWAKKIIEENNLTSITENILFSPVYGILDPKKLAEWILKDNLNVRLQVQMHKIIWGHNAKGV is encoded by the coding sequence ATGAAAATTTGTGAAATCTTTTACAGCATACAGGGAGAATCAACCTTTTCGGGACTTCCATGCATCTTCATAAGAACCTCAGGTTGCAACCTCAAGTGTTTATACTGCGATACAAGATTTGCTTATGAGGAAGGCTATGAAATAAAAGCTCAGGAAATCTTGGAAAAAATAAAGAATTATAACTGCAACCTTATTGAAATCACAGGAGGAGAACCCCTGCTTCAGGAAGAAGTATATGGTTTTATTGAAAAAGCCCTAAAGATGAAGTACCTGATTCTGTTTGAAACAAATGGGAGTCTGCCTGTTAACAGGCTTCCAAAAGAGGTAATCAAGATTCTTGACATCAAATGTCCCGGAAGCGGTCAATCTGAAATGATGGATTTTAACAATTTAAGCCATCTTAACAGAAATGACCAGGTAAAGTTTGTGATTATGGATGAAAACGATTATAATTGGGCAAAAAAGATAATTGAAGAGAATAACTTGACAAGCATAACAGAAAATATCTTGTTTTCTCCGGTTTATGGTATCCTTGACCCCAAAAAACTGGCTGAATGGATATTGAAGGATAATCTGAATGTAAGATTGCAGGTTCAGATGCACAAAATAATATGGGGTCATAATGCAAAAGGAGTCTGA
- a CDS encoding preprotein translocase subunit TatA, whose amino-acid sequence MFGLGMPELIVVLLIAFLIFGARKLPEIGEGLGKGIKNFKKSIKEIKAEPEKKIDGEQTKEES is encoded by the coding sequence ATGTTTGGCCTTGGAATGCCGGAGTTAATAGTAGTACTCCTGATAGCTTTTTTAATCTTTGGCGCAAGGAAACTGCCAGAGATAGGAGAAGGGCTTGGAAAGGGCATAAAAAACTTTAAAAAGTCAATCAAAGAGATTAAAGCTGAGCCCGAGAAAAAGATTGATGGGGAACAGACCAAAGAAGAAAGTTAA
- a CDS encoding addiction module antidote protein, HigA family, which translates to MKIRKRPPVHPGGILKRHYLEPLSLTISDLSKTLGVSRKTLSKIINEHGSITPDMALRLSKAFNTTPELWLNLQQNYDLWYASQKSNSWKMIEAIAV; encoded by the coding sequence ATGAAGATAAGAAAAAGACCTCCGGTACATCCGGGAGGAATTTTAAAGAGACACTATTTAGAACCTCTGTCTTTGACAATTTCGGACCTTTCGAAGACACTCGGTGTCTCCAGAAAAACACTTTCTAAAATTATAAATGAGCATGGTTCCATTACTCCGGACATGGCGCTTCGCTTATCAAAGGCGTTCAACACAACGCCTGAGCTATGGCTTAACTTACAGCAGAATTATGATTTATGGTATGCTTCGCAAAAATCTAATAGCTGGAAGATGATTGAGGCAATAGCTGTATAA
- the glyA gene encoding serine hydroxymethyltransferase (catalyzes the reaction of glycine with 5,10-methylenetetrahydrofolate to form L-serine and tetrahydrofolate), protein MSVKKLSEVDPEIAEAIRKETERQEYKLELIASENYVSDAVLEAQGCLMTNKYAEGYPKKRYYGGCDFVDTAEELAIERAKKLFDAKYVNVQPHSGSQANMGVYFSVCKPGDTILGMNLSHGGHLTHGSPVNFSGILYKVFFYGVNKETETIDYDEVLTLAREHKPRLIVVGASAYPRKIDFAAFRKIADEVGSAIMADIAHYAGLVTASLFPNPLPYCEFVTTTTHKTLRGPRGGMIMTNNEEYAKIINKNIFPGMQGGPLMHIIAAKAVAFKEALSKDFKDYQRQIIKNAATLAEELKRLGFRLVSGGTDTHLMLVNLTDKNITGKEAEDVLDKAGITVNKNTIPFETKSPFVTSGIRIGTPAVTTRGMKEAEMKLIASFITRVLKDVKDEECFRKVKGEVKELCLKFPFYSHRL, encoded by the coding sequence ATGTCAGTGAAAAAATTATCAGAAGTTGACCCGGAAATTGCAGAAGCAATACGCAAGGAAACAGAACGGCAGGAATATAAGCTTGAACTAATAGCATCAGAAAACTATGTCAGCGATGCTGTGCTTGAGGCGCAGGGATGCCTTATGACAAACAAATATGCTGAGGGGTATCCAAAGAAACGTTACTATGGAGGATGCGATTTTGTTGATACTGCTGAAGAGCTTGCGATTGAAAGAGCGAAAAAACTTTTTGACGCAAAATATGTAAATGTGCAGCCCCATTCCGGGTCACAGGCTAATATGGGGGTATATTTTTCAGTCTGCAAACCCGGTGATACAATCCTTGGAATGAACCTTTCTCACGGAGGACATCTGACCCATGGGAGCCCGGTCAATTTTTCAGGGATTTTATACAAGGTATTTTTCTATGGAGTTAATAAAGAGACAGAGACAATTGATTATGATGAAGTATTAACCCTTGCAAGGGAGCATAAACCAAGGCTTATTGTTGTAGGCGCAAGCGCATACCCGAGAAAAATAGATTTTGCAGCCTTCAGAAAAATTGCGGACGAAGTTGGTTCAGCAATAATGGCTGACATTGCCCATTATGCAGGACTTGTAACCGCATCACTCTTTCCGAATCCTCTTCCATACTGCGAATTTGTGACAACCACAACCCATAAAACCTTGAGGGGTCCCAGGGGCGGAATGATAATGACAAACAACGAAGAATACGCAAAGATTATAAACAAAAACATATTTCCGGGAATGCAGGGAGGTCCCTTGATGCACATAATTGCTGCAAAGGCTGTGGCTTTCAAAGAGGCTTTGTCAAAGGATTTTAAAGATTATCAGAGACAGATTATTAAAAATGCTGCAACCCTTGCAGAAGAACTTAAAAGACTCGGATTCAGGCTTGTTTCAGGTGGCACTGATACCCACCTCATGCTTGTGAATCTGACTGATAAGAATATCACTGGCAAGGAAGCTGAAGATGTTCTTGATAAGGCAGGAATAACAGTAAATAAAAATACTATTCCTTTTGAAACAAAAAGCCCTTTTGTAACAAGTGGCATCAGGATAGGAACACCTGCAGTTACTACCCGTGGAATGAAAGAAGCAGAAATGAAACTAATTGCTTCATTCATCACAAGAGTGCTTAAGGATGTAAAGGATGAAGAATGTTTCAGGAAAGTAAAGGGAGAAGTTAAAGAGCTATGCTTGAAGTTTCCATTTTACAGCCATAGACTGTAG
- a CDS encoding 6-carboxytetrahydropterin synthase QueD, with translation MFELMITSGFSAAHQLKEYGGKCEALHGHNWKVEVYVKSSVLDKTGMVMDFAEIKKAANLILAELDHKNLNEIQPFRDKNPTAENISLWVFNQLCGKMNSDNIKVSKVRVWETETSCASYSEES, from the coding sequence ATGTTTGAATTGATGATAACATCAGGCTTTTCTGCTGCGCACCAGTTAAAAGAGTATGGGGGAAAGTGTGAGGCTCTCCACGGCCATAACTGGAAAGTTGAAGTCTATGTGAAATCCTCTGTTCTTGATAAAACAGGAATGGTCATGGATTTTGCAGAGATTAAAAAAGCTGCGAATCTGATACTTGCTGAGCTTGACCACAAAAACCTTAATGAAATCCAACCCTTCAGGGATAAAAACCCTACAGCTGAAAATATCTCTCTCTGGGTCTTCAATCAGTTGTGCGGCAAAATGAACTCAGATAATATTAAAGTATCAAAAGTAAGGGTCTGGGAAACAGAAACATCCTGCGCCTCGTATTCAGAAGAGTCATGA
- a CDS encoding transcriptional regulator NrdR translates to MKCPFCGHLEDKVVDSRLGKEGKSIRRRRECLSCKARFTTYEEVEELLPMVVKKDGRREQFDRQKILAGIKKACEKRPISIEELEKLVDDVKHILQENSDKEVPSTRIGEIVVNKLHELDEIAYVRFASVYRHFKDINEFMEELTGLLSKKANG, encoded by the coding sequence ATGAAATGTCCTTTTTGTGGTCATCTTGAAGATAAGGTAGTTGATTCAAGGCTTGGAAAAGAAGGCAAAAGCATAAGACGGAGGCGTGAATGCCTTTCCTGCAAGGCACGTTTTACTACCTATGAAGAGGTTGAAGAGCTTCTTCCAATGGTTGTGAAAAAGGATGGGAGAAGGGAGCAATTTGACCGCCAGAAAATTTTAGCTGGCATAAAAAAAGCCTGCGAGAAGAGGCCTATTTCAATCGAAGAACTTGAAAAGCTTGTTGATGATGTGAAGCATATCTTACAGGAAAACTCAGACAAGGAAGTACCAAGTACACGCATAGGAGAAATTGTTGTTAATAAACTTCATGAGCTTGATGAAATTGCTTATGTCCGCTTTGCCTCGGTTTATCGCCACTTCAAGGACATAAACGAATTCATGGAAGAACTCACAGGTCTTCTTAGTAAAAAAGCCAATGGCTAA
- a CDS encoding ribose 5-phosphate isomerase B, with protein MIAIGSDHGGFDLKEKIKTFLIERKIEIEDLGTVTRESVDYPDYGIKVSKLVSEGKAERGILVCGTGIGMSIVANKFPRVRAALCHDSYSARMSREHNDSNVLILGGRVIGDELALEIVKVWLEASFSGGRHKNRLEKIEEIEKEYFKKQR; from the coding sequence ATGATTGCAATTGGGAGCGACCACGGCGGGTTTGACCTTAAAGAGAAGATTAAAACTTTTCTCATTGAAAGAAAGATTGAAATTGAAGACCTCGGCACCGTAACAAGGGAATCTGTTGATTACCCCGACTACGGTATAAAAGTCTCAAAGCTTGTTTCTGAAGGAAAGGCAGAGCGTGGAATCCTTGTTTGCGGAACAGGTATAGGAATGAGCATTGTGGCAAATAAATTTCCAAGGGTAAGGGCAGCACTGTGTCACGATTCATACAGTGCAAGAATGAGCAGGGAACATAATGATTCAAATGTGTTGATTCTTGGCGGAAGAGTAATAGGAGATGAGCTTGCTCTTGAGATAGTAAAGGTATGGCTTGAAGCTTCTTTTAGCGGTGGAAGGCACAAGAATAGGTTGGAAAAAATAGAGGAAATAGAAAAAGAATATTTTAAAAAGCAAAGGTAA
- a CDS encoding cytidine deaminase, translating to MNRPSWNEYFMEIALLVRKRSTCIRRQIGCVIVSDKKIMATGYNGAPSGLRHCLDMGCLREKMGIPSGQRHELCRALHAEQNAIIQAAISGINIKGSTIFCTHFPCSLCAKMLINVKASKIYYIEGYPDDLSKSLFYESNIPTEKIDIPIEEISREEI from the coding sequence ATGAACAGGCCTTCTTGGAATGAATATTTTATGGAAATTGCCCTTCTTGTAAGGAAGCGGTCGACCTGTATCCGCAGGCAGATAGGATGTGTTATTGTAAGTGACAAGAAAATAATGGCGACAGGATACAACGGAGCCCCTTCAGGGTTAAGACATTGCCTTGATATGGGATGCCTCAGGGAAAAGATGGGGATACCTTCAGGTCAACGTCATGAACTGTGCAGGGCGCTTCACGCAGAGCAGAATGCAATTATTCAGGCAGCAATATCTGGAATTAATATCAAGGGATCAACTATTTTCTGCACTCATTTTCCCTGTTCTCTCTGTGCAAAGATGCTGATTAATGTGAAAGCATCTAAAATATATTATATTGAGGGATATCCTGATGATTTGTCTAAAAGTTTGTTTTACGAATCAAACATTCCAACAGAGAAAATTGATATTCCGATTGAAGAAATAAGCAGAGAAGAAATCTGA